Below is a window of Fibrobacter sp. UWB11 DNA.
GAATACGTTGATGAACGGCTCCTGCTACCCATTTTTACAGAAATAAGGCGTCACGGCATAAACCCGCTCTTTTTTCAATGTGTTATATCAGTTTCATAATTTTTGAAAGGAAAAAAAACATATGTATATGATTGACTATCAAGAAGCCCTTTCTCTTGAGCAAGATTTATATTTTTTTCAGCATTTCGAATTGCATTTTCTAGCTTTCCCTCAGCACAAAGCTTTCTTACCCACTCATCATTATCAAGATAAGATTCCGTTTTCAGAATACTACCGAGTTTAACTTTATCTAAATTTCTGATTTTCTTCATTTTAAAAAGCGCTTTATTTGGCAATATAGCGTCAGGAAAATAATTACGTATATACAGCTCTAATTTTTTGACAACGCTGCCACATGTTTTATACAAGGTTACATCATTTATAAAATGCAGTAAAAACCAGTATTCAAAGCAAGGCATGCTAGGGCACAACACAACATTTTCGGAATTCTCATATTTTTTCTTAAATTCGTCAAAGGTCTTTTTATTCGCTACAGCATATTTACGCTTTACATCCTTCTCTCTCGTTAAATTTCCTAGAACCGTATCAAGATCAAATACACAATATATCTTGGCATCTGGATTTCCAGACAAAATATCGTCAACATGTTTTGGAAAAACATCTGCATAGGAAGCTTCATTCCCAAAATATCTAGGCAATATCGTAAATTTATAATTAGAGCAATTTGCCAAATGACTGAAATAACAACGCTCTGTAACGCACCCACCACTAATAATATATGGTTCTATAGGATTTAAAGGTCTTGAACCATCTTCAAACTGATATAAAACTTCCGTTCTGAAATGCGGGGTCTCTTTAATTTCCGGCTTTATTTTTTTCATACTATTTAACGCTAAACTGAGTCGCTCCAAATCGTTTATTTCTATAAGCCGATCTAATTGAAGATATTCTATTAATACCCTTAAAGTCTGTCAGTTTGTAGAAATCAGACTCTCCCGCTTTATTCTTTTCAACAAACCAAACAGAATCCTTTCTAATCAAATCATCAGTCAAG
It encodes the following:
- a CDS encoding RloB family protein translates to MKKIKPEIKETPHFRTEVLYQFEDGSRPLNPIEPYIISGGCVTERCYFSHLANCSNYKFTILPRYFGNEASYADVFPKHVDDILSGNPDAKIYCVFDLDTVLGNLTREKDVKRKYAVANKKTFDEFKKKYENSENVVLCPSMPCFEYWFLLHFINDVTLYKTCGSVVKKLELYIRNYFPDAILPNKALFKMKKIRNLDKVKLGSILKTESYLDNDEWVRKLCAEGKLENAIRNAEKNINLAQEKGLLDSQSYTYVFFPFKNYETDITH